A stretch of Streptomyces vietnamensis DNA encodes these proteins:
- a CDS encoding FAD-dependent oxidoreductase encodes MTYAITQTCCNDATCVAVCPVNCIHPTPDEPDFGTTEMLYIDPKSCIDCGACADACPVDAIFPADRLTARLREYEGINAAYYADREPAPVLASPTFHPWGEPDFDRSIPADFAPIRVAIVGTGPAGMYAAEDLLLHTNAEVTLIDRLPVAGGLVRYGVAPDHPATKGAGETFARFHAHPRVRMRLGVEIGKDVTPGELAAHHDAVVYAVGAPSDRRLGIPGEDLPGSVSATSVVSWYNAHPETGADAVRLSAGRVVVVGNGNVALDVARVLVTDPDSLARTDIADHALAALRDTRVREVVLLGRRGPEDAAYTRSELLALKHLPGVDLVVDDRDPRTGAAIDAAESGAKAALLQGVAREAVDWTRAPAQDRRRIVLRFHSAPVEALGTDAVRAVRVTEDGSASGTEIGAGLLVRAIGYRGVPLAGLPFDEATGTVPHEAGRVVGLPGSYVVGWIKRGPSGGIGANRACAEETVGTLLADAVAGALPKPTGSSQEFRRLARSRSGRGLVDARGLASIDRAERARGRDAGRPRVKLATVPELVAAARGRRLRLPG; translated from the coding sequence ATGACCTACGCCATCACCCAGACCTGCTGCAACGACGCCACCTGCGTCGCCGTCTGCCCGGTCAACTGCATCCACCCGACGCCCGACGAGCCGGACTTCGGCACGACGGAGATGCTGTACATCGACCCCAAGTCCTGCATCGACTGCGGCGCCTGCGCCGACGCCTGCCCGGTCGACGCGATCTTCCCGGCCGACCGGCTCACCGCACGGCTGCGGGAGTACGAGGGGATCAACGCCGCCTACTACGCGGACCGCGAGCCCGCTCCGGTCCTCGCCTCGCCGACCTTCCACCCCTGGGGCGAGCCGGACTTCGACCGCTCGATCCCGGCCGACTTCGCACCGATCCGCGTCGCGATCGTCGGCACGGGACCGGCCGGCATGTACGCCGCCGAGGACCTCCTCCTGCACACCAACGCCGAAGTGACGCTGATCGACCGGCTGCCGGTCGCCGGCGGTCTCGTCCGCTACGGCGTGGCACCGGACCACCCGGCGACCAAGGGAGCCGGGGAGACCTTCGCCCGCTTCCACGCCCACCCCCGGGTCCGCATGCGGCTCGGCGTCGAGATCGGCAAGGACGTCACCCCCGGCGAACTCGCCGCGCACCACGACGCGGTGGTCTACGCGGTGGGCGCCCCCTCCGACCGGCGGCTCGGGATCCCCGGCGAGGACCTGCCGGGCAGCGTCTCGGCGACCTCCGTCGTCTCCTGGTACAACGCGCACCCGGAGACCGGCGCGGACGCGGTGCGGCTCTCCGCCGGGCGGGTCGTCGTGGTCGGCAACGGCAACGTGGCGCTCGACGTCGCCCGCGTCCTCGTCACGGACCCCGACTCCCTCGCCCGTACGGACATCGCCGACCACGCCCTCGCCGCCCTGCGCGACACCCGGGTCCGGGAGGTGGTGCTGCTCGGCCGCCGTGGCCCCGAGGACGCCGCGTACACGAGGTCCGAACTGCTCGCCCTGAAGCACCTGCCCGGGGTGGACCTGGTCGTCGACGACCGGGATCCGCGCACCGGCGCGGCGATCGACGCGGCGGAGTCCGGGGCGAAGGCCGCACTCCTCCAGGGCGTGGCCCGGGAGGCGGTGGACTGGACGCGGGCGCCCGCTCAGGACCGGCGCCGGATCGTGCTGCGCTTCCACTCCGCCCCGGTCGAGGCGCTCGGCACCGACGCCGTGCGGGCGGTCCGGGTGACGGAGGACGGTTCGGCCTCGGGGACGGAGATCGGGGCGGGGCTTCTCGTCCGGGCCATCGGCTACCGGGGCGTGCCGCTCGCGGGGCTGCCGTTCGACGAGGCGACCGGCACCGTGCCCCACGAGGCGGGGCGGGTGGTGGGGCTGCCCGGCAGCTATGTCGTGGGCTGGATCAAGCGGGGGCCCTCCGGGGGCATCGGGGCCAACCGGGCCTGCGCGGAGGAGACGGTCGGGACGCTGCTCGCGGACGCGGTCGCCGGGGCGCTGCCGAAGCCGACGGGCAGCTCGCAGGAGTTCCGGCGTCTCGCGCGGAGCCGCAGCGGGCGGGGGCTCGTCGACGCGCGCGGTCTCGCCTCCATCGACCGGGCGGAGCGGGCGCGGGGCCGGGACGCGGGGCGGCCCCGGGTCAAGCTCGCCACGGTGCCCGAACTGGTCGCGGCGGCGCGGGGCAGGCGGCTGCGCCTGCCGGGCTGA
- a CDS encoding AurF N-oxygenase family protein, producing the protein MASSTVRPDHEDDDVAARLLLSAAKLSYDPAVEVDWDTPLDKDFHGQSPEWNSLYGTAYWNEMTEEQRKELTRQESASVASTGIWFEMILQQLMLRDIYRMDHTDPRFQWALTEIADECRHSIMFARGSQKLGAPGYKPRRAVLELGRLMKTVGFGEAAYAGILVAEEVLDVMQRDWMRDERVVPFVRTINNIHVVEESRHMKFARDETRRHLARASRPRRHFQALVVAIAAYYIITSLVSPEVYVRAGLDPERARREAAANEHYKALLRASCAGLMEFLADVGMLTRPALFFYQRAHLL; encoded by the coding sequence ATGGCAAGCAGCACCGTTCGCCCGGACCACGAAGACGACGACGTCGCCGCGCGGCTGCTCCTGTCGGCCGCGAAGCTCTCCTACGACCCCGCCGTCGAGGTCGACTGGGACACCCCCCTCGACAAGGACTTCCACGGCCAGAGCCCGGAGTGGAACAGCCTCTACGGCACCGCCTACTGGAACGAGATGACCGAGGAGCAGCGCAAGGAGCTGACCCGTCAGGAGTCGGCCTCGGTGGCCAGCACCGGCATCTGGTTCGAGATGATCCTGCAGCAGCTGATGCTCCGCGACATCTACCGCATGGACCACACCGACCCCCGGTTCCAGTGGGCCCTCACCGAGATCGCCGACGAGTGCCGGCACTCCATCATGTTCGCCCGGGGCTCCCAGAAGCTCGGCGCGCCCGGCTACAAGCCCAGGCGGGCGGTGCTCGAGCTCGGGCGCCTCATGAAGACCGTCGGCTTCGGCGAGGCCGCGTACGCCGGGATCCTGGTCGCCGAGGAGGTCCTCGACGTCATGCAGCGCGACTGGATGCGCGACGAGCGGGTCGTCCCCTTCGTCCGCACCATCAACAACATCCACGTCGTCGAGGAGTCCCGGCACATGAAGTTCGCCCGGGACGAGACGCGCCGCCACCTCGCCCGCGCGAGCAGGCCGCGCCGCCACTTCCAGGCGCTCGTCGTCGCCATCGCCGCGTACTACATCATCACCAGCCTGGTGAGCCCGGAGGTGTACGTGCGGGCCGGACTCGACCCCGAGCGCGCCCGCCGCGAGGCCGCCGCCAACGAACACTACAAGGCGCTGCTCCGCGCCAGCTGCGCCGGACTGATGGAGTTCCTCGCCGACGTCGGGATGCTGACCCGCCCCGCGCTCTTCTTCTACCAGCGCGCGCACCTCCTCTGA
- a CDS encoding type-2Aa cytolytic delta-endotoxin, with product MAASFRTVVEVAPDHLDQARSIDRVFQEAIAPATVNFDFEAIHRAASAVPDSDVVKMVRGWGLQEHAPVLVMVLSLKEAVRQALPQECAEAGFWATVERELVQAFTGLAAQEGQPGLSFYEESGDRTRFYRDLFFALQDEETGDHMYALAFCVDVTVELPKAETLALALTDTVPFAVRLNAIVLRQALSVSV from the coding sequence TTGGCCGCCAGTTTCAGGACCGTCGTCGAGGTGGCACCCGACCACCTCGACCAGGCCCGGTCCATCGACCGGGTGTTCCAGGAGGCGATCGCCCCGGCGACCGTCAACTTCGACTTCGAGGCGATCCACCGGGCGGCCTCCGCCGTCCCGGACAGCGACGTGGTGAAGATGGTCCGGGGCTGGGGGCTCCAGGAGCACGCCCCCGTCCTCGTCATGGTCCTCTCCCTCAAGGAGGCCGTCCGCCAGGCGCTGCCGCAGGAGTGCGCGGAGGCCGGTTTCTGGGCCACGGTCGAGCGGGAGCTCGTCCAGGCCTTCACCGGGCTCGCCGCGCAGGAGGGGCAGCCCGGACTCTCCTTCTACGAGGAGTCCGGGGACCGCACCCGCTTCTACCGGGACCTGTTCTTCGCCCTCCAGGACGAGGAGACCGGGGACCACATGTACGCCCTGGCCTTCTGCGTCGACGTGACCGTCGAGCTGCCGAAGGCCGAGACCCTCGCGCTCGCCCTGACGGACACCGTGCCCTTCGCGGTGCGGCTCAACGCGATCGTGCTCCGCCAGGCCCTGAGCGTCTCCGTCTGA
- a CDS encoding DUF5997 family protein yields the protein MTSHQNTQTMKPATAAKKLGVYLEATPAEFQEGVVSRSELAELQANPPAWLQELREKGPHPRPVVANKLGVSIAGLARGGITEPLTTEQIDAIKQELPEWLKKERATQSEVRKETVRIKERDAERARRRQQGA from the coding sequence ATGACGTCGCACCAGAACACCCAGACGATGAAGCCCGCGACCGCGGCGAAGAAGCTGGGTGTGTACCTCGAGGCCACCCCCGCAGAGTTCCAGGAGGGTGTCGTCTCGCGCTCCGAGCTGGCCGAGCTCCAGGCCAACCCGCCCGCCTGGCTCCAGGAGCTGCGCGAGAAGGGTCCGCACCCCCGCCCGGTCGTCGCCAACAAGCTCGGCGTCTCCATCGCCGGCCTCGCGCGCGGCGGGATCACCGAGCCGCTCACCACGGAGCAGATCGACGCGATCAAGCAGGAGCTCCCCGAGTGGCTGAAGAAGGAGCGCGCCACCCAGTCGGAGGTCCGCAAGGAGACCGTCCGCATCAAGGAGCGCGACGCCGAGCGGGCGCGCCGCCGGCAGCAGGGCGCCTGA
- a CDS encoding LysR family transcriptional regulator substrate-binding protein has protein sequence MTGSDASPVDSPSFRLAYVPGATPAKWVRIWNERLPDVPLTLLAVTPAEAFGALREGTADAGLVRLPVDRDDLSAIPLYTETTVVVVPKDHLFAAVEEVSAEDLADELVLHPLDDTLGWEQPPGRPAMERPETTADAIELVAAGVGVLAVPQSLARLHHRKDLTYRTLVDVPQSRVGLSWPKADEAPDLVEEFIGIVRGRTVNSTRGRRAEEKKGQKQPREQKPARSGKPGGGSRTGGKPGGGSRTGGKPSASRKGTGGSGRSGKPRRGRG, from the coding sequence GTGACAGGCTCGGACGCTTCCCCCGTTGACTCCCCTTCCTTCCGGCTCGCCTACGTGCCGGGAGCGACACCCGCGAAGTGGGTGCGGATCTGGAACGAGCGCCTGCCCGACGTGCCCCTGACCCTCCTCGCCGTGACGCCGGCCGAGGCCTTCGGCGCGCTCCGGGAGGGCACCGCGGACGCGGGCCTCGTCCGGCTGCCCGTCGACCGGGACGACCTCAGCGCGATCCCGCTCTACACGGAGACGACGGTCGTCGTCGTCCCCAAGGACCATCTGTTCGCGGCGGTGGAGGAGGTGTCGGCGGAGGACCTCGCCGACGAGCTCGTCCTGCACCCCCTCGACGACACCCTCGGCTGGGAGCAGCCGCCCGGCCGCCCCGCCATGGAGCGCCCGGAGACGACCGCCGACGCGATCGAGCTGGTCGCCGCGGGCGTCGGCGTGCTCGCCGTCCCGCAGTCGCTGGCCCGGCTGCACCACCGCAAGGACCTCACCTACCGGACCCTCGTCGACGTCCCGCAGTCCCGGGTCGGCCTGTCGTGGCCGAAGGCGGACGAGGCGCCCGACCTGGTGGAGGAGTTCATCGGCATCGTCCGCGGCCGCACCGTGAACAGCACCCGCGGGCGCCGCGCCGAGGAGAAGAAGGGCCAGAAGCAGCCCAGGGAGCAGAAGCCGGCACGGTCCGGGAAGCCCGGCGGCGGCTCCCGCACCGGCGGGAAGCCGGGCGGTGGTTCCCGTACCGGCGGGAAGCCCTCGGCGTCCCGCAAGGGCACCGGAGGCTCCGGCCGGAGCGGGAAGCCGCGCCGCGGCCGCGGCTGA